Proteins found in one Maridesulfovibrio sp. genomic segment:
- a CDS encoding methyl-accepting chemotaxis protein, with protein MFKKMRIGTKIAISISLLMIIIFGLFSVITASKSRDNSIRQAELLANEMAGRYGNEVKAVIEKALDASWSGAAAVESITSFKDNVDREMVSDFIRTLTETNPMFFGTQIVLEPNKLDGRDAYFMGNDKYGPKGEYGQYGWHENGEWKITEMHKNDPNNTRAWYMIPRDTKKAVLTEPYTTSIVPEVMATVSVPILQNGNFIGVVGIDFVLGAFDKMTENIHPMGTGYAFITSNKGYCVAHPNKDLTTKNITEAFPEKDRGAILDAIENGKRFHKKIVSPLDGKEYYYVFEPIVISGTSTPWSIGLAIPTDRIYAEANAFLQQTLLMSALALLLVVAVVLLIARSISKPIGAMVDHAQKVAEGDFGSKVDRNIFSGELLTLHDVLHSMVQTLVELISTAEEKSKEAEEQTLAANKALEEASQAKEEADRAKAEGMLHAASQLEEIVAQVTSASEKLSAQIEESAQGSEIQRERTSESATAMEEMNASVLEVAQNASQAAESAMDAKRNAQEGGGIVADVVSSIDSVNQASSKMVSGLNELGTQAEGISQVITVITDIADQTNLLALNAAIEAARAGEAGRGFAVVADEVRKLAEKTMQATQEVEQAVHAIQTETRRNIDEMNNAAGMVSKSTEYAGKAGKSLETIVELVDSTADQVRAIATASEEQSAASEQINRGTEEVNRIAMETAEAMQLSKDVVSDLSRLSEELQNLINGLKDV; from the coding sequence GTGTTTAAAAAAATGCGCATAGGGACAAAAATCGCGATCAGCATCAGCCTTCTGATGATCATTATTTTCGGTTTATTTTCAGTAATAACCGCAAGTAAGAGCAGAGACAATTCAATCAGGCAGGCTGAGCTTTTGGCTAATGAGATGGCCGGGCGTTACGGAAATGAAGTAAAGGCCGTAATTGAAAAAGCACTTGATGCCTCATGGTCCGGAGCTGCTGCGGTAGAAAGTATAACCAGCTTCAAAGACAACGTGGACCGTGAAATGGTCAGCGACTTTATCAGGACATTGACCGAAACCAATCCTATGTTTTTCGGGACCCAGATTGTCCTCGAACCTAACAAGCTGGATGGCCGGGATGCCTACTTCATGGGCAACGACAAATACGGTCCCAAAGGGGAATACGGTCAGTACGGTTGGCACGAGAACGGTGAGTGGAAAATCACGGAAATGCACAAAAACGACCCGAACAATACCCGTGCATGGTACATGATACCCCGTGACACCAAAAAAGCGGTCCTCACCGAACCCTATACGACCTCAATTGTTCCCGAAGTTATGGCTACTGTCAGTGTACCCATTCTCCAAAATGGGAATTTTATAGGTGTAGTCGGCATCGACTTTGTACTCGGGGCATTTGATAAAATGACCGAGAACATTCATCCGATGGGCACAGGGTACGCTTTCATCACTTCCAATAAAGGTTACTGTGTCGCACACCCGAACAAAGACCTAACCACCAAGAATATAACCGAAGCCTTCCCGGAAAAAGACCGGGGAGCAATCCTGGATGCTATCGAAAACGGTAAACGCTTTCACAAAAAGATAGTTTCCCCCCTGGACGGCAAAGAGTACTACTACGTATTTGAGCCCATTGTAATTTCCGGAACCTCCACCCCGTGGTCCATTGGACTGGCAATTCCCACAGACAGAATTTATGCCGAGGCCAATGCTTTTCTCCAACAAACCTTACTCATGTCCGCCCTTGCCCTACTACTGGTTGTGGCTGTGGTTCTCCTCATAGCCCGCTCCATCTCCAAACCCATCGGGGCAATGGTTGATCATGCGCAGAAAGTTGCCGAAGGCGATTTTGGAAGCAAAGTTGACCGTAATATCTTTAGCGGTGAGCTGCTGACGCTGCACGACGTCCTGCACTCAATGGTGCAAACCCTTGTTGAATTGATCTCCACAGCAGAAGAAAAATCCAAAGAAGCCGAAGAGCAGACCCTGGCAGCGAATAAGGCCCTTGAAGAAGCCAGTCAGGCAAAAGAGGAAGCCGACAGAGCCAAGGCCGAAGGAATGCTCCATGCTGCAAGTCAATTGGAAGAGATCGTGGCGCAGGTGACTTCCGCTTCAGAAAAACTCTCCGCCCAGATTGAAGAATCCGCGCAAGGTTCAGAAATCCAGCGCGAGCGCACATCCGAATCCGCAACCGCCATGGAAGAAATGAACGCATCAGTGCTCGAAGTAGCGCAGAATGCTTCGCAAGCGGCGGAAAGTGCTATGGATGCTAAAAGAAACGCTCAAGAGGGCGGTGGTATTGTAGCAGATGTGGTCTCTTCAATCGATTCTGTCAATCAGGCTTCAAGCAAAATGGTCAGCGGACTTAATGAACTTGGGACACAGGCCGAAGGTATCTCGCAGGTTATCACAGTGATCACCGATATTGCCGACCAGACCAACCTGCTGGCCTTGAATGCGGCCATTGAAGCTGCCCGTGCCGGTGAAGCAGGACGAGGATTCGCAGTCGTTGCAGATGAGGTCCGTAAACTTGCCGAAAAAACCATGCAGGCAACTCAGGAAGTCGAGCAGGCCGTTCACGCTATTCAGACTGAAACCCGACGGAATATCGACGAAATGAACAACGCAGCGGGCATGGTTTCCAAAAGTACGGAATACGCCGGAAAGGCAGGAAAAAGCCTTGAAACCATCGTTGAACTTGTCGATTCCACTGCGGATCAGGTTAGGGCAATTGCTACTGCCAGTGAAGAACAGTCCGCGGCCAGTGAACAGATCAACCGGGGAACAGAAGAGGTTAACCGAATCGCCATGGAAACGGCCGAAGCAATGCAGCTCTCCAAGGATGTGGTATCAGATCTTTCAAGGCTGTCTGAAGAGCTTCAAAACCTTATCAATGGACTCAAAGACGTATAA
- a CDS encoding RNA methyltransferase, which yields MLDNLSIVLFGTKYPENVGSSARAMTNMGCNNLTLVRPASWNMDKALPLATVKARDIVEKAVLADDLSEALKGQTRVYGTTARTGGWRKGVMTPSTAAPMIVEQLRAGEKVSVVFGPEDRGLTNDETQLCSRLINIPTSRENSSLNLSQAVLIILYECFKNALDKPFTPSGPPEERSTSFEEQEILASNLQETLLAIDFLKADNPDYWMMPVRRFMSKMDIKRNEFNLLMGICRQIKWIAGRADKE from the coding sequence ATGCTGGACAACCTGAGTATTGTACTTTTCGGCACCAAATACCCTGAGAATGTAGGGTCATCGGCGCGCGCCATGACCAATATGGGCTGTAACAACCTCACCCTCGTACGCCCCGCATCATGGAATATGGATAAGGCCCTGCCGCTGGCAACAGTCAAGGCACGGGACATCGTGGAAAAAGCCGTTCTTGCTGATGACCTATCCGAAGCCCTCAAGGGACAGACCCGTGTATATGGAACCACTGCCCGCACCGGGGGATGGCGCAAAGGGGTTATGACCCCGTCCACCGCGGCGCCTATGATCGTGGAGCAACTCCGGGCCGGCGAAAAAGTATCCGTAGTTTTCGGACCGGAAGACCGGGGATTGACCAATGACGAAACCCAGCTCTGCTCCCGCTTGATCAATATTCCCACCAGCCGGGAAAACAGCTCCCTGAATCTATCTCAGGCCGTGCTCATTATTTTATATGAATGCTTTAAAAACGCGCTGGACAAACCTTTCACGCCATCCGGTCCTCCTGAAGAGCGGTCTACATCATTCGAGGAACAGGAAATACTAGCCTCCAACCTGCAGGAAACCCTGCTGGCCATCGATTTTCTAAAGGCAGACAACCCTGACTATTGGATGATGCCGGTAAGAAGATTTATGTCCAAAATGGATATTAAACGTAATGAATTCAATCTACTCATGGGAATATGCCGTCAAATTAAATGGATAGCAGGCCGGGCCGACAAAGAATAA
- a CDS encoding tetratricopeptide repeat protein gives MTDNNKIQDLSGVFSRQKIAKVGTGTTTRRVAQIGYYFVEQMDDDLFQVRPLNSNFVPTGDPEEITRDELLESYTPEPEMYHKQVLPNMKELQKTLARADRYRQQGNSFSAEMEYTNAIKVDEMNVRGNFGVGLCLMQRGETDRANDIFARLVAMDAPFTPEHKHMFNDFGINLRKSKMIPQAIEYYSKAIALSPEDEHLRYNLARAYFEDEQYKKVREEINKCLEINPNFAEGKKFIAYLDKNKLG, from the coding sequence ATGACCGACAACAATAAGATTCAAGATCTAAGTGGAGTTTTTTCCCGCCAAAAGATTGCCAAAGTAGGGACCGGAACAACAACTCGCCGGGTGGCCCAGATCGGCTACTATTTTGTTGAGCAGATGGATGACGACCTTTTTCAGGTCCGCCCGTTGAACAGTAATTTCGTGCCGACCGGTGACCCGGAAGAGATCACCCGCGATGAGCTTTTGGAATCTTATACTCCAGAGCCGGAAATGTACCACAAGCAGGTTCTTCCCAACATGAAGGAATTGCAGAAAACCCTTGCACGCGCGGACCGCTACCGCCAACAGGGCAACTCCTTCAGTGCCGAAATGGAATACACCAATGCCATCAAAGTTGATGAGATGAACGTACGCGGCAACTTCGGAGTAGGCCTATGCCTCATGCAGCGAGGTGAAACCGATCGGGCCAATGATATCTTTGCCCGCCTTGTTGCCATGGATGCCCCCTTTACCCCCGAACATAAACATATGTTCAATGATTTCGGTATCAACCTACGTAAATCAAAAATGATTCCACAGGCTATCGAATACTATTCAAAAGCCATCGCGCTCAGTCCTGAAGATGAGCACCTGCGCTACAATCTGGCCCGTGCGTATTTCGAGGATGAGCAGTATAAAAAAGTACGAGAAGAAATTAATAAATGCCTTGAAATAAACCCGAACTTTGCCGAAGGCAAAAAGTTTATCGCTTATCTGGATAAAAATAAGCTGGGCTGA
- a CDS encoding cobyrinate a,c-diamide synthase, whose amino-acid sequence MSSIKGFIVAGTHSGCGKTSVALGLMAALARRNIKVQPFKTGPDFIDPGHHSRAAGRPCHNLDGWMLSGDTLRDIFSRYAQNADACIVEGVMGLYDGYSALDETGSTSHLSKKLNLPVILVVDAGSMARSAAALVQGFCNFDPETPIAGVIFNRVGSSKHARILEEAISLTDVPLVGCLPRREEISTPSRHLGLVTPDHLEDLDFKYNALADWVEENLELEQIIEALPDIPLQPRFDEVPMIPRVRIGVARDDAFSFYYEENLRLLREAGAELIPFSPIEAKELPEGISGLYFGGGYPELASFDLAQNTKLRRAIADFSATGHPVYAECGGFMYLMESISKDDRLFPMCGVFPFRCSMQSRFQALGYREVKLARETILGPEGTKVRGHEFHYSALEGIKETTQTSYQVTSKKTVSTNEGFIANGNTLGSYIHLHFASNPLVAKNFVEACIHSSRMENI is encoded by the coding sequence ATGAGCTCAATAAAAGGATTCATTGTCGCAGGGACACATAGCGGCTGCGGTAAGACCTCGGTGGCACTGGGGCTTATGGCCGCGCTCGCCCGACGCAATATCAAAGTCCAACCTTTTAAGACCGGACCGGACTTCATAGATCCCGGCCATCACTCCCGTGCTGCGGGCAGACCATGCCACAATCTCGATGGCTGGATGCTTTCCGGCGACACTTTGCGCGACATTTTTTCCCGCTACGCCCAGAACGCGGATGCCTGTATTGTGGAAGGCGTCATGGGACTCTATGACGGTTATTCCGCGCTGGATGAAACAGGCTCCACCTCACATCTTTCCAAAAAACTGAACCTGCCGGTCATACTGGTTGTTGACGCCGGTTCTATGGCCCGTTCGGCAGCCGCATTGGTTCAGGGATTCTGTAATTTTGACCCCGAGACACCCATTGCAGGTGTTATTTTCAACCGTGTGGGCAGCAGTAAGCACGCCCGGATTCTGGAAGAAGCCATATCCCTGACCGATGTCCCGCTTGTTGGCTGCCTGCCTAGGCGGGAAGAGATTTCCACCCCGTCACGGCATCTGGGACTGGTAACCCCGGACCATCTTGAAGATCTGGATTTCAAATACAACGCCCTCGCCGACTGGGTGGAGGAAAATCTGGAACTGGAACAGATAATAGAAGCCCTGCCGGATATCCCCCTGCAACCGCGCTTCGATGAAGTCCCAATGATCCCCCGGGTAAGAATCGGAGTGGCACGCGATGATGCATTTTCCTTTTATTACGAAGAGAATCTGCGTTTGCTGCGTGAAGCAGGGGCTGAGTTGATACCATTTTCCCCCATTGAAGCGAAAGAACTGCCCGAAGGAATTTCAGGTCTTTATTTCGGAGGCGGCTATCCGGAACTGGCTTCATTTGATCTGGCCCAAAATACAAAACTGCGCAGGGCTATTGCTGATTTTTCCGCAACTGGTCATCCGGTTTACGCCGAATGCGGCGGCTTCATGTACCTCATGGAATCCATCAGCAAAGACGACCGACTATTCCCCATGTGCGGGGTCTTCCCCTTCCGTTGTTCCATGCAATCCCGCTTTCAAGCGCTTGGCTACCGGGAGGTAAAGCTCGCGCGTGAAACGATCCTCGGCCCGGAAGGAACCAAAGTAAGGGGGCACGAATTCCATTACTCCGCCCTTGAAGGAATAAAAGAAACCACGCAGACCTCCTATCAGGTCACCAGCAAAAAAACAGTTTCAACTAACGAAGGTTTTATTGCCAACGGCAACACTCTGGGCAGCTATATCCACCTGCATTTTGCAAGCAATCCGCTGGTGGCGAAAAATTTTGTGGAAGCGTGTATCCATTCTTCCCGAATGGAAAACATTTAA
- the dinB gene encoding DNA polymerase IV — translation MQKNIMHIDMDAFFASVEQLDNPDLRGKPVGVGSLHKRAVLSAASYEARRFGVRSAMPVGQALKLCPELQVVTGRRHRYKEISHKVMEVLSNYSPVVEQASIDEAYIDITGTEKLFGPPRQIAESIKKEILASTGLTASVGIAPVKFLAKIASDLNKPNGISIIEPDQVQNFLKTLPVEKIPGVGKKALPKLRSFGIVYAADLRRYPREFWKERFGERGPVLYDKGAGIDPTPVTEGGAMKSSSAENTFGEDVSDIHTLKTLLLKQSERIAADIRRNGLKGRTVTLKIKFPDFRQITRSRTLDSRTSHAGTIYKTGCKLLDEELPLGPVRLIGIGISNFEERSRQLSLLDDPEKPQENKKLEQLDKAIDQARNKFGSNILTRGRLLEDE, via the coding sequence ATGCAGAAGAACATCATGCATATAGACATGGACGCCTTTTTCGCGTCCGTGGAACAACTGGATAATCCGGACCTGCGCGGCAAACCGGTGGGTGTGGGGTCTTTGCATAAGCGCGCTGTATTAAGCGCTGCATCCTATGAAGCCCGTAGATTCGGGGTTCGGTCGGCCATGCCTGTAGGACAGGCTCTTAAACTCTGTCCCGAACTACAAGTAGTTACCGGGCGAAGACACAGATATAAAGAAATTTCACACAAAGTAATGGAAGTTCTTTCCAATTACTCGCCAGTAGTGGAGCAAGCCTCCATCGACGAGGCCTATATCGATATAACCGGCACGGAAAAACTCTTCGGCCCCCCGCGTCAAATAGCGGAATCCATCAAAAAAGAAATCTTGGCGAGCACCGGACTGACCGCTTCGGTCGGCATAGCCCCGGTTAAATTTCTGGCCAAAATAGCCTCAGACCTGAACAAACCTAACGGCATATCAATTATCGAGCCGGACCAGGTTCAAAATTTCCTGAAGACTCTTCCGGTAGAAAAAATCCCCGGGGTAGGCAAGAAAGCCCTTCCGAAGCTACGCTCTTTCGGCATCGTTTACGCCGCGGACCTGCGCCGTTATCCCCGCGAATTCTGGAAAGAGAGATTCGGTGAACGCGGTCCGGTCCTCTACGACAAAGGTGCGGGAATAGATCCCACACCGGTCACCGAAGGCGGCGCAATGAAATCATCCAGCGCAGAGAATACCTTTGGCGAAGATGTCTCCGACATACACACGTTAAAAACACTTTTACTCAAGCAGTCCGAACGAATTGCAGCAGATATCAGAAGAAACGGGCTTAAGGGGAGAACCGTCACCCTGAAAATAAAATTTCCCGACTTTCGCCAGATAACGCGCAGCCGGACCCTTGATTCACGAACTTCCCATGCCGGAACAATCTATAAGACCGGCTGCAAACTGCTGGATGAGGAACTGCCCCTCGGCCCAGTCCGGCTGATCGGCATCGGTATTTCCAATTTTGAAGAACGAAGCAGGCAGCTTTCCCTACTGGATGACCCTGAAAAGCCGCAGGAAAACAAGAAACTGGAACAACTGGACAAAGCGATAGATCAGGCCCGCAACAAATTCGGCAGTAATATACTCACCAGAGGCAGGCTGCTCGAAGATGAGTAA
- the cbiD gene encoding cobalt-precorrin-5B (C(1))-methyltransferase CbiD yields the protein MSKGNIEKGQLREGYTTGSAATAAAMAAVRVLLGGHTPERIEIPLPVKGSLDIPVARVEFSGEKARAVVIKDGGDDPDATHGHEIHALIKFSKSDVLRIELDGGKGVGRVTLPGLPVPVGEAAINPVPRKQIIAGVLAEISRSSADFRGLVHITIEVPQGAAIAEETMNARLGILGGISILGTQGIVRPFSNASWKASIAQSLNVARASGLDTIVFSTGRRSEQFYLENFPETPQIGMIQAADFFKFSMQQARLKKMRKVRWAIFIGKLVKHAMGFPYTHAKDWAIDFDLLARWCTELGLSDKLTKKIRAAITARNIYEMVPEKSRDAFISMLVRKAKLNACAFYGNSEVAIEYALFDFDGNIIYNDYNQKKSSSSFSPME from the coding sequence ATGAGTAAAGGCAATATTGAAAAGGGACAGCTTCGCGAAGGCTACACGACCGGTTCCGCGGCAACAGCAGCGGCCATGGCCGCGGTACGGGTTCTACTTGGAGGGCACACGCCTGAGAGGATTGAAATTCCTCTCCCGGTAAAAGGTTCTCTCGATATTCCAGTGGCACGGGTAGAATTCTCCGGCGAAAAAGCACGCGCAGTGGTCATCAAAGACGGCGGCGACGACCCCGACGCCACCCACGGTCATGAAATCCACGCACTTATTAAATTCAGCAAATCGGACGTGTTGAGGATCGAACTTGACGGAGGGAAAGGTGTCGGCAGAGTAACCCTTCCGGGACTCCCGGTTCCAGTGGGTGAAGCTGCCATCAACCCCGTTCCCAGAAAACAGATCATTGCCGGAGTCTTAGCAGAAATATCCCGTAGTTCAGCAGATTTTAGAGGGCTGGTCCATATAACCATTGAAGTGCCGCAGGGTGCTGCCATCGCAGAAGAAACCATGAACGCACGACTGGGTATTCTGGGCGGAATTTCCATACTGGGAACTCAGGGAATAGTGCGACCGTTCAGTAACGCATCGTGGAAGGCCTCAATAGCCCAGTCCCTGAATGTCGCCCGCGCCTCAGGGCTTGATACAATTGTCTTCAGTACCGGAAGACGCAGTGAACAATTTTATCTTGAAAATTTTCCTGAAACTCCTCAAATCGGCATGATTCAAGCCGCTGATTTTTTTAAATTCTCCATGCAGCAGGCCCGCCTGAAAAAGATGCGTAAGGTACGCTGGGCCATTTTCATCGGCAAGCTGGTCAAGCATGCCATGGGCTTTCCCTATACACATGCCAAGGATTGGGCCATTGATTTTGACCTGCTGGCCAGATGGTGTACCGAGCTGGGATTAAGCGATAAACTGACAAAGAAAATCCGGGCCGCGATAACGGCCCGGAATATATATGAAATGGTCCCCGAAAAATCGCGCGATGCTTTCATCAGCATGCTGGTCCGTAAAGCAAAGCTGAATGCATGCGCATTCTACGGGAACTCGGAGGTAGCGATAGAATATGCTCTCTTTGATTTTGACGGCAACATAATATATAACGATTATAATCAAAAAAAGTCTTCTTCATCGTTCTCTCCGATGGAGTAA
- the cbiE gene encoding precorrin-6y C5,15-methyltransferase (decarboxylating) subunit CbiE yields the protein MKQNMNHPLQIIGLHPGSLKAPQEALETIAKADVLSGGKRLLAAFPKFKGKKIPFASGMEEYARTLEKLLNKGKKVVLLADGDPLLFGIAKSIIPLLGEKNVKITPALSAIQIGASRLGRSWKDSEIISLHGRNDFSPLFGAMQRRKDCAIYTDNINTPQVIARRLSDKGIDNYTFTVLSDLETPDEVVAQGRPESFLNYKCSDLNIIILTADNKDHSTPVFGRSDDEFIREKGLITKFPVRAAGIALLDLREKHTLWDLGAGCGSVAIEASFLASDSRVFAVEKNSARVRMIEENIRNLRAWSVEAVSGDMPSILAELPEPDRIFMGGGIGHDDSALRDAAERLKPGGRIVIHAILMGSIQRTRELFDELGWNWQSMQIQASTSDKLAGDVRYKAYNPVTILWADKPEGK from the coding sequence ATGAAACAGAACATGAACCATCCATTGCAGATAATCGGCCTCCATCCGGGCAGTCTCAAAGCTCCGCAGGAAGCCCTCGAAACCATCGCCAAAGCTGATGTGCTTAGCGGGGGAAAACGCCTGCTGGCAGCTTTTCCGAAATTCAAGGGGAAAAAAATTCCTTTCGCTTCCGGTATGGAAGAATATGCCCGGACTCTTGAAAAACTGCTGAACAAAGGGAAAAAAGTCGTCCTTCTGGCAGATGGTGATCCCCTGCTCTTCGGAATTGCCAAGTCAATAATTCCTTTACTGGGCGAAAAAAATGTGAAGATTACTCCCGCCCTGTCCGCAATTCAGATCGGCGCTTCACGGCTCGGCCGCAGTTGGAAGGATTCTGAAATCATATCATTACACGGGCGCAATGATTTTTCCCCGCTCTTCGGAGCAATGCAACGCAGGAAAGATTGCGCCATATACACTGATAATATCAACACTCCGCAGGTCATCGCCCGGCGTCTGTCAGATAAAGGGATCGACAACTATACCTTTACCGTGCTTTCCGATCTGGAAACACCTGACGAAGTTGTCGCACAGGGCCGGCCGGAATCCTTTCTCAACTACAAATGCTCAGACCTGAATATAATTATCCTGACAGCGGACAACAAAGATCACAGCACCCCGGTCTTCGGACGCTCAGATGATGAATTTATCCGGGAGAAGGGATTGATCACAAAATTTCCCGTTCGTGCGGCGGGCATCGCGCTGCTTGATCTTAGAGAAAAACATACTCTCTGGGATCTCGGGGCAGGCTGCGGCTCTGTTGCAATTGAGGCTTCTTTTCTGGCCTCTGATTCACGGGTATTTGCAGTGGAAAAAAACAGCGCCCGAGTCCGTATGATCGAGGAAAACATCCGCAATTTACGGGCATGGTCCGTGGAGGCGGTCAGCGGAGATATGCCGTCTATTCTGGCGGAACTGCCCGAACCGGACCGCATTTTTATGGGCGGGGGCATCGGGCATGATGATTCCGCCCTGCGCGATGCCGCCGAAAGACTAAAGCCCGGAGGCAGGATAGTCATCCATGCAATCCTCATGGGCAGCATCCAGCGCACACGGGAACTTTTTGATGAACTGGGTTGGAACTGGCAATCCATGCAGATTCAAGCATCGACTTCAGATAAGCTGGCCGGAGATGTCCGGTACAAAGCATATAATCCGGTAACCATACTCTGGGCGGATAAGCCCGAAGGAAAATAA
- the cobM gene encoding precorrin-4 C(11)-methyltransferase — MGKIYFIGAGPGDPELITVKGQRIIREAGLVLYAGSLVPEAVIAEAREDARVENSASMSLEETDRIMQEYAAKGDIVARVHTGDPALYGAVQEQARLLRSAGFEYEVIPGVTSACAAAAASGASFTVPGGTQTLILTRMAGRTPVPETENLQKLAAHNSAMAVYLSAGNPSGIQEAILAGGMAPSTPVILGYRIGWPDEKSVPTTLADLAETATRNNFTRQTIFLILPGKDSDSESLLYDSGFSHMFRKGI, encoded by the coding sequence ATGGGCAAAATATACTTTATCGGCGCCGGACCGGGCGACCCGGAACTTATCACCGTCAAGGGTCAACGCATCATCCGCGAAGCGGGGCTTGTTCTTTACGCCGGTTCACTGGTACCGGAGGCAGTAATCGCGGAAGCACGCGAAGACGCGCGGGTAGAAAACTCCGCCTCCATGTCTCTGGAAGAAACCGACCGTATCATGCAGGAATACGCTGCCAAAGGCGATATAGTAGCCCGCGTTCATACCGGTGATCCCGCACTGTACGGAGCAGTACAGGAGCAGGCCCGTCTGCTTCGCTCCGCGGGATTTGAATATGAAGTTATCCCCGGAGTGACTTCGGCCTGCGCGGCCGCTGCAGCCTCAGGAGCATCATTCACCGTGCCCGGCGGAACACAAACCCTGATTCTGACCCGCATGGCCGGGCGGACTCCGGTCCCGGAAACGGAAAACCTGCAAAAGCTGGCCGCCCACAACTCAGCCATGGCAGTATACCTTTCCGCAGGCAACCCCTCGGGAATTCAGGAAGCGATACTTGCAGGAGGAATGGCCCCCTCAACCCCGGTAATCCTCGGCTATCGCATCGGATGGCCTGATGAGAAATCGGTGCCGACGACTCTCGCTGATCTGGCCGAAACAGCAACACGCAACAATTTCACACGGCAAACAATTTTCCTGATTCTGCCGGGCAAGGATAGCGACAGCGAATCTCTGCTCTACGATTCCGGATTCAGCCACATGTTCCGTAAAGGAATTTAA